One window of Lawsonibacter asaccharolyticus genomic DNA carries:
- a CDS encoding rubrerythrin — protein MKKFVCSVCGYVYEGETAPDFCPICKAPKDKFVEQVGEMKLAAEHEFGIYAKTVKNNPDISAEDKKYIFDQLMANFNGECSEVGMYLCMARVAHREGYPEIGLYWEKAAYEEAEHAAKFAELLGEDLEANMKADTKANLAWRVDCEYGATNGKFELAACAKKNGLDAIHDTVHEMARDEARHGKAFEGLLKRYFG, from the coding sequence ATGAAAAAGTTTGTCTGTTCCGTTTGCGGTTATGTGTACGAGGGCGAGACCGCGCCCGACTTCTGCCCCATCTGCAAGGCTCCTAAGGACAAGTTCGTGGAGCAGGTGGGCGAGATGAAGCTGGCTGCCGAGCATGAGTTCGGCATCTATGCCAAGACTGTGAAGAACAACCCCGATATCAGCGCTGAGGACAAGAAGTACATCTTTGACCAGCTCATGGCCAACTTCAACGGCGAGTGCTCCGAGGTGGGCATGTACCTGTGCATGGCTCGCGTGGCCCACCGGGAGGGCTATCCCGAGATCGGCCTGTACTGGGAGAAGGCCGCCTATGAGGAGGCCGAGCACGCCGCCAAGTTTGCTGAGCTGCTGGGCGAGGACCTGGAGGCCAACATGAAGGCTGACACTAAGGCCAACCTGGCTTGGCGTGTGGACTGTGAGTACGGCGCCACCAACGGCAAGTTCGAGCTGGCCGCCTGCGCCAAGAAGAACGGCCTGGACGCCATCCATGACACCGTGCACGAGATGGCCCGGGACGAGGCCCGCCACGGCAAGGCTTTCGAGGGCCTGCTGAAGCGCTACTTCGGCTAA